One genomic segment of Dehalococcoidia bacterium includes these proteins:
- a CDS encoding SRPBCC family protein gives MTKTQITMEPGVPQVVITREFDAPRELLFRAHIEPELLVQWLGPRALAMTVDHLDARDGGTWRYIHRDVEGNEYGFHGVYHGTPSVDAIVQTWEFEGMPGHVSLQTATFEERGGRTLLRANAVFQSVEDRDAMIEADMEGGVNEGMERLDELVARLAPVR, from the coding sequence ATGACAAAGACGCAGATCACCATGGAACCCGGCGTACCGCAGGTCGTGATCACGCGGGAGTTCGACGCGCCGCGCGAGCTGCTCTTCCGCGCCCATATCGAGCCGGAGCTACTCGTGCAGTGGCTCGGGCCGCGCGCCCTGGCGATGACCGTCGATCACCTGGACGCCCGCGACGGCGGCACCTGGCGCTACATCCACCGGGACGTCGAGGGCAACGAGTACGGCTTCCACGGCGTCTACCACGGCACGCCGTCTGTGGACGCCATCGTGCAGACCTGGGAGTTCGAGGGCATGCCCGGCCACGTCTCGCTGCAGACGGCCACGTTCGAGGAGCGCGGCGGCAGAACTCTGCTGCGTGCGAACGCCGTCTTCCAGTCGGTCGAGGACCGCGACGCGATGATCGAGGCCGACATGGAAGGCGGCGTCAACGAGGGAATGGAGCGCCTGGACGAGCTCGTCGCCCGGCTCGCCCCGGTGCGCTGA
- a CDS encoding metalloregulator ArsR/SmtB family transcription factor, translating to MPDDQLSAVFAALADPTRRAILARLAEGDANVAEIAAPFSVSQPAISRHLRVLERAGLISRRRRATARPSHLEAAPLREATTWLAGYQAYWEESYGRLDALLAALQRDRAGEPHQDTASERNAR from the coding sequence AGCTTAGCGCCGTGTTCGCCGCGCTCGCCGATCCCACCCGCCGCGCGATCCTTGCGCGGCTGGCCGAGGGCGACGCGAACGTCGCGGAGATCGCGGCGCCGTTCAGCGTCTCGCAGCCGGCGATCTCGCGTCACCTCAGGGTGCTCGAACGAGCCGGGCTGATCTCGCGCCGCCGTCGCGCCACCGCCCGCCCCAGCCACCTCGAAGCCGCGCCGCTGCGCGAGGCGACCACCTGGCTGGCCGGCTATCAGGCGTACTGGGAGGAGAGCTACGGCCGGCTCGACGCCCTGCTCGCGGCGCTGCAGCGCGATCGTGCCGGCGAGCCGCACCAGGACACCGCATCGGAAAGGAACGCACGATGA